Proteins encoded within one genomic window of Phototrophicus methaneseepsis:
- a CDS encoding glycosyltransferase family 39 protein yields MTDLYWLRDTVLALPLALLIYVGVGLPWALWALPRRDWGQRALITALAFAFGPALVTSWLFILGTLGASSQSPLLRFDLSLVGVVILALIGSVLAWRKYRRTHVPEPSERVPFSWDERLLLALIAAAVILRFVVAAYWPFTAYDALWVYGFQGRLYLLKGFIPQDIGYYPQFMQLQYTFMQMPWGAFNDHAARAILPFLHLGSIAAAYVLGQKLFTRRVGLFTAAIWTFYPHMGDWSRIGDLEIPLAYLFTLSAALFLHAWMLPTHDRRRYALLAGAVFGIAMWTKPTAGAFIWGVVLLVALELVRQRFDWRQWWPRFEVAALTGLACIPLGGLWYLRNILLGLPPLVFPHDSWLERATRSGDLFSWPLLALVLLLIYLFTRKNKPDWRLVLPGLTLILIALVPSMPDVLRALNDVALAITGTGIDISRVDPPASRLMLHEWALLAIGLILIAIALYRYVRPLWSAQISQTMSRLAWAQLLALPYFMTFFYSYSYHARLSFVVVPLLILPSAVILAYWFPQRDVRQWATPHKLAVATAILILAGPGLLAAWSGASIEKDWLWTDRYPNDDARYIVNNPSVMLVKQQLDAYIAETGQEPVVIAPGEQRLHFFYPTMTIDEFALPTRISELEGATHFLYGSQARWRYEDANIPPEQNQVVSALARPKLMTRTLYHTDAVFKYELYELNFNGLYGPDTTDALGVGYVDPAQVVFGDSIRFVGEAPGIRQLRGNTLYLRVIWHPIVPIEGDYWMSFSLLNEDDGQIYGSWEGPVAPGEHGYYHTYLWEPGEYIRDERKFELSTLPDSENFPESLNYRLVVNVYDPQTGERLPLTIDGEPVEGGYKLFSPFYIGGE; encoded by the coding sequence ATGACTGATTTGTATTGGCTACGAGATACTGTGCTGGCCCTGCCGCTGGCACTCTTAATTTATGTGGGGGTTGGCTTGCCATGGGCACTATGGGCTTTGCCACGCCGTGATTGGGGCCAGCGTGCCCTTATAACGGCCCTGGCATTCGCCTTTGGTCCGGCTTTGGTGACGAGCTGGCTGTTCATCCTGGGGACGTTAGGCGCTTCATCACAAAGCCCCCTGCTCCGGTTCGATCTATCGCTGGTGGGTGTCGTCATCCTGGCACTGATTGGTAGTGTGCTAGCGTGGCGAAAATATCGCCGCACACACGTGCCTGAGCCATCGGAACGGGTACCTTTCTCCTGGGATGAACGCCTGCTGCTGGCCCTGATTGCTGCTGCGGTTATCTTACGCTTCGTTGTGGCCGCTTATTGGCCGTTTACAGCATATGATGCGCTGTGGGTCTATGGCTTTCAGGGACGGCTATACCTGCTCAAGGGCTTTATTCCGCAAGATATTGGCTATTATCCGCAGTTCATGCAGCTCCAGTACACATTTATGCAAATGCCATGGGGCGCATTTAACGACCATGCCGCTCGTGCGATATTACCTTTCCTACACCTGGGTAGCATCGCCGCAGCGTATGTATTGGGTCAGAAGCTGTTTACACGACGTGTCGGCCTTTTCACGGCGGCAATCTGGACTTTTTACCCGCACATGGGCGATTGGTCCCGCATTGGTGATCTTGAAATTCCACTGGCTTATTTATTTACCCTGAGCGCGGCTTTGTTCCTGCATGCATGGATGCTGCCGACACATGATCGGCGGCGTTACGCTTTGCTGGCTGGGGCCGTTTTCGGCATCGCCATGTGGACCAAACCAACAGCCGGGGCCTTTATTTGGGGTGTGGTGCTGCTGGTAGCGCTGGAATTAGTACGGCAGCGCTTCGACTGGCGGCAGTGGTGGCCTCGTTTTGAAGTCGCTGCATTAACCGGGCTGGCCTGCATACCTCTAGGTGGTTTGTGGTACCTACGAAATATCTTGCTCGGATTGCCGCCCCTGGTCTTCCCGCATGATTCCTGGTTAGAACGTGCCACACGTTCCGGGGACCTGTTTAGCTGGCCGCTTCTGGCGCTCGTTCTCTTATTGATTTATCTCTTTACGCGGAAAAACAAGCCCGATTGGCGGCTTGTGCTGCCAGGGCTTACGCTGATCCTGATCGCGCTGGTGCCTTCTATGCCGGATGTGCTGCGCGCGCTCAATGATGTGGCACTGGCGATAACCGGAACAGGCATCGACATCAGCCGCGTAGACCCGCCTGCAAGCCGCTTGATGCTGCATGAGTGGGCCTTACTCGCTATCGGCCTCATACTCATCGCGATTGCACTTTATCGTTATGTCAGGCCCCTATGGAGCGCACAAATCAGCCAGACCATGAGCCGTCTCGCCTGGGCGCAACTGCTGGCACTGCCCTATTTCATGACGTTTTTTTATTCCTACAGCTATCATGCGCGCCTCTCCTTCGTGGTTGTGCCCCTGCTCATCCTACCCAGCGCTGTCATTCTGGCGTACTGGTTCCCGCAGAGGGACGTTCGTCAGTGGGCCACGCCGCACAAATTGGCTGTCGCAACCGCCATTCTCATCCTGGCGGGGCCGGGTTTACTAGCAGCATGGAGTGGCGCATCCATCGAAAAGGACTGGTTGTGGACGGACCGTTATCCCAACGATGATGCCCGTTACATCGTCAATAATCCCAGCGTCATGCTCGTTAAGCAGCAGCTCGACGCTTATATTGCAGAAACAGGTCAGGAGCCTGTGGTCATCGCCCCAGGGGAACAGCGGCTGCATTTCTTCTATCCGACGATGACGATTGATGAATTCGCCCTGCCGACGCGCATCAGCGAGCTAGAAGGCGCGACACACTTCTTATATGGTTCCCAGGCGCGCTGGCGCTATGAAGATGCCAACATTCCACCGGAACAAAACCAGGTTGTTTCTGCTTTAGCACGGCCTAAGCTGATGACCCGCACACTCTATCACACCGATGCGGTCTTCAAATACGAATTGTATGAACTCAATTTCAACGGGCTTTATGGGCCAGATACGACCGATGCCCTCGGCGTGGGTTATGTCGACCCGGCACAGGTCGTCTTCGGTGATAGTATACGCTTCGTCGGCGAAGCCCCAGGTATACGCCAGCTACGCGGCAATACCCTTTACTTGCGCGTTATCTGGCATCCTATAGTGCCTATCGAGGGCGATTACTGGATGTCCTTCAGCTTGTTGAACGAAGATGACGGCCAAATCTATGGCAGTTGGGAAGGCCCAGTTGCCCCTGGCGAGCATGGCTACTACCACACCTATCTATGGGAACCAGGCGAATATATCCGCGACGAACGCAAGTTTGAACTCAGCACACTGCCGGATAGCGAGAACTTCCCCGAGAGCTTGAACTATCGCCTGGTGGTGAATGTCTACGACCCGCAAACAGGCGAGCGCTTGCCGCTGACTATTGACGGGGAGCCTGTCGAAGGGGGCTATAAGCTGTTCTCACCCTTCTACATTGGTGGGGAGTGA